In the Candidatus Saccharibacteria bacterium oral taxon 488 genome, one interval contains:
- the grpE gene encoding nucleotide exchange factor GrpE: protein MTKSKAKKTEDLEQQLGELTLDLQRTRADFENYRKRVEAEKQSAHQMGQAKSVMKLLPVIDTIERAIANVPEELADNAWAKGVAGLNKQLDKQLKEIGLEQIDAKPGTVFNPELHQAIQFDESAEGDKEVIAEELRAGYTLDGAVIRDAMVKVTRQSSESTRADVKENTDASEK, encoded by the coding sequence ATGACGAAGAGTAAGGCTAAAAAAACTGAAGATTTGGAGCAGCAGTTGGGCGAGTTGACGTTGGATTTGCAGCGGACGCGGGCGGATTTTGAGAACTACCGCAAGCGTGTCGAGGCGGAAAAACAGTCAGCGCATCAAATGGGTCAGGCTAAGTCAGTGATGAAATTGTTACCAGTGATTGACACGATTGAGCGAGCGATTGCCAATGTGCCGGAGGAACTAGCGGATAACGCCTGGGCGAAAGGTGTGGCTGGCCTGAATAAACAGCTTGATAAGCAACTGAAAGAAATCGGCCTCGAGCAAATCGACGCTAAACCCGGCACAGTATTTAATCCTGAACTACACCAAGCTATTCAATTTGACGAATCAGCCGAAGGCGACAAAGAGGTGATTGCTGAGGAACTACGTGCTGGCTATACGCTAGACGGCGCGGTGATTCGCGATGCGATGGTTAAGGTGACGCGCCAGTCATCGGAATCAACGCGGGCGGATGTCAAAGAAAATACTGACGCATCAGAGAAATAA
- a CDS encoding transcriptional regulator produces the protein MTERQQAILAAIIEQYAEIAAPVGSVTLAKLFGVSSATIRSEMAKLEEMGFIEAPHTSAGRIPTDKGYRFYVNGITDAQMTELPSGIDRSARAIEAHVNSHVDTSDRAIRSAVDSLVELTGNFGFASFGTHLYMNGMTQLFSQPEFVEGGHVQAIARLIDNIEPWLHEAAPNQPLNVFIGSENPIGKSSGATLIISKFRSQFSDDSYIGVIGPTRQNYRRTMELVRRTGAMLEEVL, from the coding sequence ATGACCGAACGTCAACAGGCTATCTTGGCCGCCATCATTGAACAGTACGCTGAAATTGCGGCGCCAGTTGGCAGCGTGACGCTAGCCAAGTTGTTTGGCGTATCTAGCGCCACCATTCGCAGCGAAATGGCCAAGCTCGAGGAGATGGGTTTTATTGAAGCGCCGCACACCAGCGCTGGGCGAATCCCCACCGACAAGGGCTATCGCTTTTATGTCAATGGCATCACCGACGCGCAGATGACCGAGCTGCCGAGCGGCATCGATCGCAGTGCGAGAGCGATCGAAGCGCATGTTAATTCGCATGTTGATACGTCCGACCGAGCGATTCGCAGTGCGGTTGATAGTCTGGTGGAGTTGACGGGCAATTTCGGCTTTGCGTCGTTTGGTACGCACTTGTATATGAATGGCATGACGCAGCTGTTTTCTCAGCCTGAGTTTGTCGAGGGCGGACACGTGCAGGCGATTGCCAGGTTGATTGATAATATCGAGCCGTGGCTGCATGAAGCAGCGCCGAACCAGCCGCTGAATGTGTTTATTGGCAGTGAAAACCCGATTGGTAAAAGTAGTGGCGCTACGCTGATTATTAGTAAATTCCGCTCGCAGTTTAGCGATGATAGCTATATCGGTGTCATCGGCCCGACGCGGCAAAATTACCGCCGAACGATGGAGCTGGTTAGGCGAACCGGTGCGATGTTAGAGGAGGTATTGTAA